One window from the genome of Papilio machaon chromosome 6, ilPapMach1.1, whole genome shotgun sequence encodes:
- the LOC106714984 gene encoding 2-oxoglutarate dehydrogenase, mitochondrial isoform X5 produces the protein MHRARIVLQTSSKLGNSERFASWLLNKPQSAAVTVNAQRLKSSTAAEPFLNGSSSAYVETMYNAWLSDPNSVHASWDAFFRNATAGAQPGVAYTPPPNLAPYSKNEVPLTSLVPASAGMPSIASGSPINEKIIDDHLAVQAIIRSYQIRGHHIAKLDPLEIANHELADKNPREVIHNSYRFDEADMDRVFKLPSTTFIGEKEKALPLREILNRLEQAYCNNIGIEFMFINSLEQCNWIRQRMEPPNVTKMSPDQKRLILARLTRSTGFENFLAKKWSSEKRFGLEGCEILIPAMKQVIDVSTKLGVESIIMGMPHRGRLNVLANVCRKPLHQLFTQFAGLEAEDDGSGDVKYHLGTYIERLNRVTNKNIRLAVCANPSHLEAVDPVVQGKTRAEQFYRGDNEGKKVMSILLHGDAAFAGQGVVFETMHLSDLPAYTTHGTVHIVVNNQIGFTTDPRHSRSSAYCTDVARVVNAPIFHVNSDNPEAVMHVCNVAAEWRATFHKDVVIDIVSYRRNGHNEVDEPMFTQPLMYQKIRKTKPVLEKYADQLISEGVVTAEEVKDVKDKYEKICEDAYNQAKQETHIKYKDWLDSPWSGFFEGKDPLKMSPTGVVEETLVHIGKRFSSPPPNAAEFEIHKGLLRILKSRMEMVENRTVDWALAEAMAFGSLLKEGIHVRLSGEDVERGTFSHRHHVLHHQKVDKATYCALAHLYPDQAPYTVCNSSLSEYGVLGFEVGYSVTNPNALVLWEAQFGDFNNVAQCIIDQFISSGQAKWVRQSGIVLLQPHGMEGMGPEHSSARLERFLQMSSDDPDYMPPESPDYEVRQLHDSNWIVANCSTPASYFHILRRQIALPFRKPLILMTPKSLLRHPECKSSFDDMNEGTAFKRVIPEEGPAAENPQNVRKLAFCSGRVYYDLLKERRERGLDKDIAIARVEQISPFPYDLIKAEVAKYPNAQLVWSQEEHKNMGAWSYVEPRFRTMLQNHKQISYNGRATAASPATGSKAAHNKELKNLLDEFCVL, from the exons ATGCATCGTGCAAGAATTGTGCTTCAGACATCTAGCAAATTAGGCAATAGCGAGAGATTTGCATCATGGCTTTTAAACAAACCACAG AGTGCTGCTGTAACAGTAAACGCCCAAAGGCTGAAGAGTTCCACAGCAGCAGAGCCATTCCTCAATGGTTCCAGCTCCGCCTATGTCGAGACTATGTACAATGCATGGCTCTCTGACCCCAACTCTGTGCATGCG TCTTGGGACGCGTTTTTCCGCAATGCGACCGCGGGCGCGCAGCCCGGCGTTGCCTACACACCGCCGCCTAACTTAGCCCCCTACTCCAAGAATGAGGTGCCGCTTACGTCACTCGTTCCCGCCTCCGCCGGTATGCCCTCCATCGCATCAG GTTCTCCAATCAACGAAAAGATCATCGACGACCATTTGGCGGTGCAGGCGATCATCAGAAGCTACCAG ATCCGAGGACATCATATAGCGAAACTCGACCCATTGGAAATAGCAAACCACGAATTGGCTGATAAAAACCCGCGGGAGGTGATACACAACAGCTACAGGTTTG ATGAAGCCGACATGGATAGAGTTTTCAAACTCCCTTCGACGACTTTTATTggtgaaaaagaaaaagcttTGCCACTTAG AGAAATTCTGAACCGACTGGAGCAAGCGTACTGCAACAACATCGGTATCGAGTTCATGTTCATCAACTCGTTGGAGCAATGCAACTGGATCCGACAGCGTATGGAGCCGCCCAATGTTACCAAGATGAGCCCCGACCAGAAAAGATTGATCCTTGCCCGCCTCACCAGGTCTACCGG TTTCGAGAACTTCCTGGCGAAGAAATGGTCTTCAGAGAAACGTTTCGGTCTAGAGGGATGCGAGATTCTCATTCCGGCCATGAAGCAGGTTATAGATGTATCCACAAAGCTTGGAGTTGAATCCATCATAATGGGCATGCCACACAGAG GTCGTCTCAATGTGTTGGCCAACGTGTGCCGCAAACCACTCCATCAGTTGTTCACTCAGTTCGCTGGACTCGAGGCTGAAGATGAC gGTTCTGGTGATGTGAAATACCATTTGGGTACATACATCGAGCGTTTGAACCGCGTCACCAACAAGAACATTCGTCTTGCGGTGTGCGCCAATCCCTCCCACTTGGAGGCTGTGGACCCCGTGGTGCAGGGCAAGACCAGGGCCGAGCAGTTCTACAGGGGCGACAATGAAGGCAAAAag GTGATGTCGATCCTGCTGCACGGTGATGCGGCGTTTGCGGGTCAGGGCGTGGTGTTCGAGACGATGCACTTGTCTGACCTGCCCGCCTACACCACACACGGAACTGTGCACATCGTCGTCAACAACCAGATCGGCTTCACTACCGATCCCAGACACTCGCGATCCTCCGCCTACTGTACAG acgTGGCGCGCGTGGTGAATGCACCCATCTTCCACGTGAACAGCGACAACCCGGAGGCGGTGATGCACGTGTGCAACGTGGCGGCGGAGTGGCGCGCCACCTTCCACAAGGATGTCGTCATCGATATCGTCTCCTACCGCCGCAACGGACACAATGAGGTCGACGAGCCCATGTTCACGCAACCCCTCATGTACCAGAAGATCAGGAAGACCAAGCCAG TATTGGAGAAGTACGCGGACCAGCTGATATCGGAGGGCGTGGTGACGGCGGAGGAGGTGAAGGACGTGAAGGACAAGTACGAGAAGATCTGCGAGGACGCGTACAATCAGGCCAAGCAGGAGACGCACATCAAGTACAAGGACTGGCTCGACTCGCCCTGGTCCGGATTCTTCGAGGGCAAGGACCCGCTCAAA ATGTCCCCGACTGGAGTAGTAGAAGAAACCCTTGTTCATATCGGAAAGCGTTTCTCGTCTCCACCACCCAACGCCGCCGAGTTCGAGATCCATAAAGGTCTGCTGCGAATCCTCAAGTCCCGCATGGAGATGGTGGAGAACCGCACCGTGGACTGGGCGCTCGCTGAAGCCATGGCCTTCGGCTCTCTGCTGAAGGAGGGCATACATGTCAGACTGTCCGGTGAAGATGTGGAGAGAGGCACATTCTCACACAG ACATCACGTGCTGCACCACCAGAAGGTGGACAAGGCGACGTACTGTGCCCTGGCGCATCTCTACCCCGACCAGGCTCCTTACACCGTCTGCAACAGCTCACTCTCAGAATATG GTGTGCTCGGTTTTGAGGTTGGTTACTCGGTGACGAACCCCAACGCTCTGGTGCTGTGGGAGGCTCAGTTCGGAGACTTCAACAACGTGGCGCAGTGCATCATCGACCAGTTCATCTCCAGCGGACAGGCCAAATGGGTGCGCCAGTCAGGCATCGTGTTGCTGCAGCCCCACGGCATGGAGGGCATG GGACCGGAACATTCGTCCGCCCGCCTGGAGCGGTTCCTGCAGATGAGCTCCGACGACCCCGACTACATGCCCCCGGAGAGCCCCGACTATGAGG TTCGTCAGCTGCACGACAGCAACTGGATCGTAGCTAACTGCTCGACACCGGCGTCGTACTTCCACATTCTGCGGCGTCAGATCGCGCTGCCATTCCGCAAACCTCTCATCCTGATGACGCCCAAGTCGCTGCTGCGTCACCCAGAGTGCAAGTCCTCCTTCGACGATATGAATGAGGGCACCGCTTTCAAGAG AGTGATCCCGGAGGAAGGTCCAGCGGCTGAGAATCCACAGAACGTCCGCAAGCTGGCGTTCTGTTCGGGCCGCGTCTACTACGACCTGCTCAAGGAGAGGCGCGAGCGTGGACTCGACAAGGACATCGCTATTGCCAG AGTGGAACAGATCTCCCCGTTCCCGTACGACCTGATCAAGGCGGAGGTGGCGAAGTACCCGAACGCCCAGCTGGTGTGGAGCCAGGAGGAACACAAGAACATGGGTGCCTGGAGCTACGTCGAGCCTCGCTTCCGCACCATGCTGCAGAACCACAAGCAGATCAG CTACAATGGACGGGCCACCGCAGCTTCTCCCGCCACCGGCTCCAAGGCTGCACACAACAAAGAGCTTAAAAATCTACTCGACGAATTCTGCGTACTCTAA
- the LOC106714984 gene encoding 2-oxoglutarate dehydrogenase, mitochondrial isoform X4 — MHRARIVLQTSSKLGNSERFASWLLNKPQSAAVTVNAQRLKSSTAAEPFLNGSSSAYVETMYNAWLSDPNSVHASWDAFFRNATAGAQPGVAYTPPPNLAPYSKNEVPLTSLVPASAGMPSIASGSPINEKIIDDHLAVQAIIRSYQSRGHLVARLDPLGIVTGDPVSSGEWHGGLRAFATEAVIRQHVRFDEADMDRVFKLPSTTFIGEKEKALPLREILNRLEQAYCNNIGIEFMFINSLEQCNWIRQRMEPPNVTKMSPDQKRLILARLTRSTGFENFLAKKWSSEKRFGLEGCEILIPAMKQVIDVSTKLGVESIIMGMPHRGRLNVLANVCRKPLHQLFTQFAGLEAEDDGSGDVKYHLGTYIERLNRVTNKNIRLAVCANPSHLEAVDPVVQGKTRAEQFYRGDNEGKKVMSILLHGDAAFAGQGVVFETMHLSDLPAYTTHGTVHIVVNNQIGFTTDPRHSRSSAYCTDVARVVNAPIFHVNSDNPEAVMHVCNVAAEWRATFHKDVVIDIVSYRRNGHNEVDEPMFTQPLMYQKIRKTKPVLEKYADQLISEGVVTAEEVKDVKDKYEKICEDAYNQAKQETHIKYKDWLDSPWSGFFEGKDPLKMSPTGVVEETLVHIGKRFSSPPPNAAEFEIHKGLLRILKSRMEMVENRTVDWALAEAMAFGSLLKEGIHVRLSGEDVERGTFSHRHHVLHHQKVDKATYCALAHLYPDQAPYTVCNSSLSEYGVLGFEVGYSVTNPNALVLWEAQFGDFNNVAQCIIDQFISSGQAKWVRQSGIVLLQPHGMEGMGPEHSSARLERFLQMSSDDPDYMPPESPDYEVRQLHDSNWIVANCSTPASYFHILRRQIALPFRKPLILMTPKSLLRHPECKSSFDDMNEGTAFKRVIPEEGPAAENPQNVRKLAFCSGRVYYDLLKERRERGLDKDIAIARVEQISPFPYDLIKAEVAKYPNAQLVWSQEEHKNMGAWSYVEPRFRTMLQNHKQISYNGRATAASPATGSKAAHNKELKNLLDEFCVL, encoded by the exons ATGCATCGTGCAAGAATTGTGCTTCAGACATCTAGCAAATTAGGCAATAGCGAGAGATTTGCATCATGGCTTTTAAACAAACCACAG AGTGCTGCTGTAACAGTAAACGCCCAAAGGCTGAAGAGTTCCACAGCAGCAGAGCCATTCCTCAATGGTTCCAGCTCCGCCTATGTCGAGACTATGTACAATGCATGGCTCTCTGACCCCAACTCTGTGCATGCG TCTTGGGACGCGTTTTTCCGCAATGCGACCGCGGGCGCGCAGCCCGGCGTTGCCTACACACCGCCGCCTAACTTAGCCCCCTACTCCAAGAATGAGGTGCCGCTTACGTCACTCGTTCCCGCCTCCGCCGGTATGCCCTCCATCGCATCAG GTTCTCCAATCAACGAAAAGATCATCGACGACCATTTGGCGGTGCAGGCGATCATCAGAAGCTACCAG TCTCGGGGCCACCTGGTGGCGCGACTCGATCCCCTGGGCATCGTGACCGGGGACCCGGTCTCGAGCGGCGAGTGGCACGGCGGCCTCCGCGCCTTCGCCACCGAGGCCGTTATTAGACAACATGTGAGATTCG ATGAAGCCGACATGGATAGAGTTTTCAAACTCCCTTCGACGACTTTTATTggtgaaaaagaaaaagcttTGCCACTTAG AGAAATTCTGAACCGACTGGAGCAAGCGTACTGCAACAACATCGGTATCGAGTTCATGTTCATCAACTCGTTGGAGCAATGCAACTGGATCCGACAGCGTATGGAGCCGCCCAATGTTACCAAGATGAGCCCCGACCAGAAAAGATTGATCCTTGCCCGCCTCACCAGGTCTACCGG TTTCGAGAACTTCCTGGCGAAGAAATGGTCTTCAGAGAAACGTTTCGGTCTAGAGGGATGCGAGATTCTCATTCCGGCCATGAAGCAGGTTATAGATGTATCCACAAAGCTTGGAGTTGAATCCATCATAATGGGCATGCCACACAGAG GTCGTCTCAATGTGTTGGCCAACGTGTGCCGCAAACCACTCCATCAGTTGTTCACTCAGTTCGCTGGACTCGAGGCTGAAGATGAC gGTTCTGGTGATGTGAAATACCATTTGGGTACATACATCGAGCGTTTGAACCGCGTCACCAACAAGAACATTCGTCTTGCGGTGTGCGCCAATCCCTCCCACTTGGAGGCTGTGGACCCCGTGGTGCAGGGCAAGACCAGGGCCGAGCAGTTCTACAGGGGCGACAATGAAGGCAAAAag GTGATGTCGATCCTGCTGCACGGTGATGCGGCGTTTGCGGGTCAGGGCGTGGTGTTCGAGACGATGCACTTGTCTGACCTGCCCGCCTACACCACACACGGAACTGTGCACATCGTCGTCAACAACCAGATCGGCTTCACTACCGATCCCAGACACTCGCGATCCTCCGCCTACTGTACAG acgTGGCGCGCGTGGTGAATGCACCCATCTTCCACGTGAACAGCGACAACCCGGAGGCGGTGATGCACGTGTGCAACGTGGCGGCGGAGTGGCGCGCCACCTTCCACAAGGATGTCGTCATCGATATCGTCTCCTACCGCCGCAACGGACACAATGAGGTCGACGAGCCCATGTTCACGCAACCCCTCATGTACCAGAAGATCAGGAAGACCAAGCCAG TATTGGAGAAGTACGCGGACCAGCTGATATCGGAGGGCGTGGTGACGGCGGAGGAGGTGAAGGACGTGAAGGACAAGTACGAGAAGATCTGCGAGGACGCGTACAATCAGGCCAAGCAGGAGACGCACATCAAGTACAAGGACTGGCTCGACTCGCCCTGGTCCGGATTCTTCGAGGGCAAGGACCCGCTCAAA ATGTCCCCGACTGGAGTAGTAGAAGAAACCCTTGTTCATATCGGAAAGCGTTTCTCGTCTCCACCACCCAACGCCGCCGAGTTCGAGATCCATAAAGGTCTGCTGCGAATCCTCAAGTCCCGCATGGAGATGGTGGAGAACCGCACCGTGGACTGGGCGCTCGCTGAAGCCATGGCCTTCGGCTCTCTGCTGAAGGAGGGCATACATGTCAGACTGTCCGGTGAAGATGTGGAGAGAGGCACATTCTCACACAG ACATCACGTGCTGCACCACCAGAAGGTGGACAAGGCGACGTACTGTGCCCTGGCGCATCTCTACCCCGACCAGGCTCCTTACACCGTCTGCAACAGCTCACTCTCAGAATATG GTGTGCTCGGTTTTGAGGTTGGTTACTCGGTGACGAACCCCAACGCTCTGGTGCTGTGGGAGGCTCAGTTCGGAGACTTCAACAACGTGGCGCAGTGCATCATCGACCAGTTCATCTCCAGCGGACAGGCCAAATGGGTGCGCCAGTCAGGCATCGTGTTGCTGCAGCCCCACGGCATGGAGGGCATG GGACCGGAACATTCGTCCGCCCGCCTGGAGCGGTTCCTGCAGATGAGCTCCGACGACCCCGACTACATGCCCCCGGAGAGCCCCGACTATGAGG TTCGTCAGCTGCACGACAGCAACTGGATCGTAGCTAACTGCTCGACACCGGCGTCGTACTTCCACATTCTGCGGCGTCAGATCGCGCTGCCATTCCGCAAACCTCTCATCCTGATGACGCCCAAGTCGCTGCTGCGTCACCCAGAGTGCAAGTCCTCCTTCGACGATATGAATGAGGGCACCGCTTTCAAGAG AGTGATCCCGGAGGAAGGTCCAGCGGCTGAGAATCCACAGAACGTCCGCAAGCTGGCGTTCTGTTCGGGCCGCGTCTACTACGACCTGCTCAAGGAGAGGCGCGAGCGTGGACTCGACAAGGACATCGCTATTGCCAG AGTGGAACAGATCTCCCCGTTCCCGTACGACCTGATCAAGGCGGAGGTGGCGAAGTACCCGAACGCCCAGCTGGTGTGGAGCCAGGAGGAACACAAGAACATGGGTGCCTGGAGCTACGTCGAGCCTCGCTTCCGCACCATGCTGCAGAACCACAAGCAGATCAG CTACAATGGACGGGCCACCGCAGCTTCTCCCGCCACCGGCTCCAAGGCTGCACACAACAAAGAGCTTAAAAATCTACTCGACGAATTCTGCGTACTCTAA